One Chaetodon trifascialis isolate fChaTrf1 chromosome 12, fChaTrf1.hap1, whole genome shotgun sequence DNA window includes the following coding sequences:
- the agpat3 gene encoding 1-acyl-sn-glycerol-3-phosphate acyltransferase gamma produces the protein MALLAYLKSLFILQLLMGFVFVVSGLIINFIQLCTCILWPINKQLYRRINCRLSYSLWSQLVMLLEWWSGTECTLYTDQATVDKFGTEHVIIILNHNFEIDFLCGWTMCERYGILGSSKVLAKHELLKVPLIGWTWYFLEIVFCKRKWEEDRNTVFRGLTRLKDYPEYMWFLLYCEGTRFTETKHQISMQVAESKGLPKLKYHLLPRTKGFTTTLQCLKGTVTAVYDVTLNFKDNQTPTLLGIVNGKKYKADMSVRRFSVADIPDDEQQCANWLHKLYQEKDALQEMYSKEGKFPGPTIIPPRRPWTLLNFLFWATLLLSPLIKFAYGVAVSGSPLLIIGFIIFLIIASIAIRRLIGVTEVKKTGSSYGNPEAKKQN, from the exons ATGGCTCTGCTGGCCTACCTGAAGAGCCTGttcatcctgcagctgctgatgggctttgtgtttgtggtgagcGGCCTCATCATAAACTTCATTCAGCTCTGCACCTGCATCCTCTGGCCGATCAACAAGCAGCTCTATCGCAGAATCAACTGCCGACTCTCCTACTCCCTCTGGAGTC AGCTGGTGATGCTGCTAGAGTGGTGGTCGGGCACAGAATGCACCCTATACACCGACCAGGCTACGGTGGACAAGTTTGGCACAGAgcatgtcatcatcatcctgaACCACAACTTTGAGATCGACTTCCTGTGTGGCTGGACCATGTGTGAAAGATACGGCATCCTAGGG agTTCAAAAGTGCTAGCCAAACATGAGCTACTGAAGgttcctctgattggctggaccTGGTACTTCCTAGAAATAGTCTTCTGCAAAAGAAAGTGGGAGGAGGACCGAAATACTGTGTTCAGAGGACTGACCAGGCTCAAAGACTACCCTGAATATATGTGG TTTCTGCTGTATTGCGAAGGCACACGCTTTACAGAGACCAAACACCAAATCAGTATGCAGGTTGCAGAGAGCAAAGGCCTGCCCAAGCTCAAATACCACCTGCTACCCCGAACCAAAGGATTCACCACCACGCTGCAGTGTCTTAAGGGCACAG TAACTGCTGTTTATGATGTGACTCTCAACTTCAAAGACAACCAGACTCCCACTCTGCTGGGCATTGTCAACGGCAAGAAATACAAAGCTGACATGAGTGTAAG GCGGTTCTCTGTGGCGGATATACCAGATGATGAGCAACAGTGTGCCAACTGGCTGCACAAGCTCTACCAGGAGAAG GATGCCTTGCAAGAAATGTACAGCAAGGAGGGCAAGTTCCCCGGACCCACAATAATCCCACCTCGCAGGCCATGGACGCTGCTGAACTTCCTGTTTTGGGCCACCCTGCTGCTTTCGCCCCTCATCAAGTTTGCTTATGGAGTGGCCGTCAGTGGCTCCCCCCTCCTCATCATTGgcttcatcatcttcctcatcatAG CCTCCATAGCTATCCGTCGCCTCATAGGGGTGACCGAGGTGAAGAAAACAGGTTCCAGTTACGGCAACCCGGAGGCCAAGAAACAAAACTGA